The Oncorhynchus masou masou isolate Uvic2021 unplaced genomic scaffold, UVic_Omas_1.1 unplaced_scaffold_1___fragment_4___debris, whole genome shotgun sequence genome window below encodes:
- the zgc:101583 gene encoding magnesium transporter NIPA2 isoform X2 codes for MDIGTNRTDFYIGLSLAMSSSIFIGGSFILKKKGLLRLSSKGFMRAVGAGEAANFAAYAFAPATLVTPLGAMSVLVSAVLSSYFLNERLNVHGKMGCLLCILGSTVMVIHAPQEEEVASLTAMAEKLQDPGFIVFAVSVVTSSLILIFLVAPRYGQKNVLVYILICSVIGSLSVSCVKGLGIGIKELFAGTAVLKEPLFWCLLICLVICVSIQISYLNKALDIYNTSIVTPIYYVFFTTSVMACSAILFKEWLSMSTDGAVGTVSGFLTIILGIFLLHAFKDLTFSWDSLPLYLRKGPHGSPWGQQAYVALPSQESQAEGPGEGKLAREGNSKGSYSPEGSMRRNNSFVTT; via the exons ATGGATATCGGAACAAACCGCACTGACTTCTACATTGGCCTCTCTCTTGCCATGAGCTCGAGCATCTTCATTGGAGGAAGCTTCATCCTTAAGAAGAAAGGTCTTTTGCGATTGTCCAGCAAAGGGTTTATGCGAGCAG TGGGAGCTGGGGAAGCAGCTAACTTTGCCGCTTACGCTTTTGCCCCTGCCACATTGGTAACACCACTGGGAGCAATGAGCGTTCTTGTGAG TGCTGTGCTGTCCTCATACTTCCTGAATGAGCGGTTGAATGTTCACGGGAAGATGGGCTGCTTGCTGTGCATCCTGGGTTCCACTGTCATGGTCATCCATGCCcctcaggaggaggaggtggccTCCCTTACTGCCATGGCTGAGAAGCTCCAAGACCCAG GATTCATAGTGTTCGCCGTGTCTGTCGTGACGAGCAGCTTGATCCTCATCTTCCTGGTCGCCCCGCGCTATGGCCAGAAAAACGTGCTGGTTTACATCCTGATCTGCTCCGTGATTGGCTCCCTGTCAGTGTCCTGCGTCAAGGGCCTGGGCATCGGCATTAAGGAGCTGTTCGCTGGCACTGCTGTCCTAAAGGAACCCCTGTTCTGGTGTCTACTCATTTGCCTGGTGATCTGCGTCAGCATCCAGATCAGCTATCTCAATAAAGCCTTGGACATTTATAACACGTCCATCGTCACGCCCATCTATTACGTGTTCTTCACCACCTCTGTAATGGCATGTTCAGCTATCCTCTTCAAGGAGTGGCTGAGCATGAGCACGGACGGAGCTGTGGGGACAGTCAGTGGGTTTCTCACAATTATCTTGGGTATCTTCCTCCTTCATGCATTTAAAGATCTCACATTCAGTTGGGACTCGCTGCCACTGTACCTGAGGAAGGGACCTCATGGATCCCCTTGGGGCCAGCAGGCCTACGTGGCCCTGCCCAGCCAGGAGAGCCAGGCAGAGGGGCCAGGGGAGGGGAAGCTGGCCAGGGAGGGGAACTCAAAGGGCAGCTACTCGCCAGAGGGCTCAATGAGGAGGAACAATAGCTTTGTCACCACTTAG
- the zgc:101583 gene encoding magnesium transporter NIPA2 isoform X1, whose amino-acid sequence MDIGTNRTDFYIGLSLAMSSSIFIGGSFILKKKGLLRLSSKGFMRAGQGGYAYLKEWLWWAGLISMGAGEAANFAAYAFAPATLVTPLGAMSVLVSAVLSSYFLNERLNVHGKMGCLLCILGSTVMVIHAPQEEEVASLTAMAEKLQDPGFIVFAVSVVTSSLILIFLVAPRYGQKNVLVYILICSVIGSLSVSCVKGLGIGIKELFAGTAVLKEPLFWCLLICLVICVSIQISYLNKALDIYNTSIVTPIYYVFFTTSVMACSAILFKEWLSMSTDGAVGTVSGFLTIILGIFLLHAFKDLTFSWDSLPLYLRKGPHGSPWGQQAYVALPSQESQAEGPGEGKLAREGNSKGSYSPEGSMRRNNSFVTT is encoded by the exons ATGGATATCGGAACAAACCGCACTGACTTCTACATTGGCCTCTCTCTTGCCATGAGCTCGAGCATCTTCATTGGAGGAAGCTTCATCCTTAAGAAGAAAGGTCTTTTGCGATTGTCCAGCAAAGGGTTTATGCGAGCAG gtcAGGGGGGATATGCTTACCTCAAGGAATGGCTATGGTGGGCAGGACTAATATCAA TGGGAGCTGGGGAAGCAGCTAACTTTGCCGCTTACGCTTTTGCCCCTGCCACATTGGTAACACCACTGGGAGCAATGAGCGTTCTTGTGAG TGCTGTGCTGTCCTCATACTTCCTGAATGAGCGGTTGAATGTTCACGGGAAGATGGGCTGCTTGCTGTGCATCCTGGGTTCCACTGTCATGGTCATCCATGCCcctcaggaggaggaggtggccTCCCTTACTGCCATGGCTGAGAAGCTCCAAGACCCAG GATTCATAGTGTTCGCCGTGTCTGTCGTGACGAGCAGCTTGATCCTCATCTTCCTGGTCGCCCCGCGCTATGGCCAGAAAAACGTGCTGGTTTACATCCTGATCTGCTCCGTGATTGGCTCCCTGTCAGTGTCCTGCGTCAAGGGCCTGGGCATCGGCATTAAGGAGCTGTTCGCTGGCACTGCTGTCCTAAAGGAACCCCTGTTCTGGTGTCTACTCATTTGCCTGGTGATCTGCGTCAGCATCCAGATCAGCTATCTCAATAAAGCCTTGGACATTTATAACACGTCCATCGTCACGCCCATCTATTACGTGTTCTTCACCACCTCTGTAATGGCATGTTCAGCTATCCTCTTCAAGGAGTGGCTGAGCATGAGCACGGACGGAGCTGTGGGGACAGTCAGTGGGTTTCTCACAATTATCTTGGGTATCTTCCTCCTTCATGCATTTAAAGATCTCACATTCAGTTGGGACTCGCTGCCACTGTACCTGAGGAAGGGACCTCATGGATCCCCTTGGGGCCAGCAGGCCTACGTGGCCCTGCCCAGCCAGGAGAGCCAGGCAGAGGGGCCAGGGGAGGGGAAGCTGGCCAGGGAGGGGAACTCAAAGGGCAGCTACTCGCCAGAGGGCTCAATGAGGAGGAACAATAGCTTTGTCACCACTTAG